TGATTGGCGTAGGAACGATAGTTTTTTTGTTTAAATTATTGATTTTTAAAGTTGTAGACCCAACGCTTGGAGATACGTTGAGTGAGATTGTAACTAGAAAGTTGACAAGCAATTTGCAAGATATTTTAACAGGCGAAGAGTTGGAAAAACTGTTGAAAGCTCATGAAAAGGCTAACCCTTACGGGGTGGAGGGACTATTTGTAAATTACATTTGGAAAATACTTTGGTATTTTGTCGCATCATTTTTATTGGCATTAATTCTCAAAAGAAAAAGAAGGCCATTTGAAGAATTAAAATAAAAAAGTAATATTTTTATGTGACGAGGCTTTATTGAGAAGTTTGTCCATTAATAATATATTTTGACAGTCTGGGCATAGTGATTGGTGTGGTGTTGTAAACTCTAGTCTCGGTTTAATTTTTAAAGTACTTTTTGGCGTAATTTACGGATTTTAATGGCGAATCATTTAGATATTTCTATACTAGTGCCCTCGTATAATGAGGATGAATCTTTACCGGAGCTTTGTTCTTGGATCAAAAAAGTAATGGATGAGAAGAACTTTGCTTATGAAGTTGTGATCGTTGATGACGGAAGCACGGACAGGACTTGGGAAGTTACTCAAGAAATCAATGCGAAGGATAAAAACGTAAAGGGAATCAAGTTCAATAGAAATTATGGCAAGTCCGCGGCCTTGAATGTAGGGTTTAAAGCAGTGAAAGGCGATGTAGTCATTACTATGGATGCTGATCTGCAAGATTCGCCGGACGAGATTCCTGCCTTATATGATAAAATCATGAAAGAAGGCTATGACTTGGTTTCCGGTTGGAAAAAGAAGCGTTATGACCCGATTTCCAAGACTGTTCCTTCCAAGTTTTTTAACGCGGTGACCAGAAAACTTTCAGGCATTGAGCTTAATGACTTTAATTGCGGTCTTAAAGCATATAAAAATGCTGTCGTAAAGAATGTAGCTATACATGGCGAGATGCACCGTTACATTCCTGTGATAGCGAAATGGAGAGGTTTTGATAAGATTGGCGAGCAGGTAGTAGAGCATAGAGCCAGGCAATATGGAGTGTCCAAGTTCGGATTGGAGAGATTTATCAATGGTTTTCTTGATTTATTGTCGATTACTTTCGTGACCAAATTTCGCAAGAAGCCAATGCACTTCTTTGGCTTGTTGGGGACGTTGTCATTTATGTTTGGATTCGTTAGCACTTTATTTCTTATTTGGGAGAAATGGATAAATCTTAAGGATGGAACTCATGTGAGGGAAATTGTAGATCAGCCGTTTTTCTATATCGCATTGGTGATGTTGGTAATTGGTGTTCAATTATTCTTAGGAGGCTTTCTTGCCGAAATGATTACTATGAATGGACATAAGGAGGATGATTATTTGGTGATAGAGGAAGTAGGAAATGATTAAGTTTACGGCAGTAATTCCTGTATACAACAGGCCCGAAGAGATAGACGAGCTTTTAGAAAGCTTGACAAAACAGACCTATACTCACTTTGAAGTAATTGTCGTAGAGGATGGCTCTAGAGAGGGCGAAAAGTGTGAGGAAATCACAAGCTCTTATTCCGATCGTTTGGATGTGAAGTATTTTTATAAGGAAAATACGGGACAGGGATTTAGCCGTAATTATGGATTTGAGAAAGCTTCGGGGGATTATTTTGTGGTGTTTGATTCTGACTGTATTATCCCCGAAAAATATTTTGAAGAAGTAAATTCATTTCTTGAAAATCAATGGCTTGATGCTTTTGGTGGGCCGGATAGAGCTTCTGAAGATTTTAATGATATGCAGAAAGCTATATCTTACTCCATGACTTCCTTGTTTACTACTGGAGGAATCAGAGGAAAGAAAAAGCATGTTGGACAGTTTCAGCCAAGAAGTTTTAACATGGGCATTTCCAAGGAGGTGTTTCAGAAAACGGGCGGATACGCGATGACCAATATGGGGGAAGATATTGAGTATAGCGTTCGGATGATTAATGCAGGGTTTAAGGTCGATTTAATTCCTGAAGCATATGTTTATCATAAGCGACGGGGGAGTTTTAAGCAATTTTTCAAGCAGATATTTTCATTTGGAAGATCAAGAATCATCATGAGATCGTTTTTGCCTGGAGCTTTGAAGCCGGTACATTTTTTCCCATTGTGTTTTGTAATTGCGATGTTGGTGTTTTTGATGTTGCCATTTATCAATTTTGATTTATTTAAAATTGCATGCATCTTTGTAGTGTTTTATTTTGGCGGGATCTTATTGGATTCAAGTATTCAGAATAAAAGCATAAAAGTAGGGGTATTAAGTATAATCGCTTCTGTGGTTCAGCTGACAGCTTATGGTCTTGGCTTTTTAAAAGAATTAATGACTAGCAAATGAGATGGATTGTGTTCATATTGACAGCATATTTATTCGGCTTGGGCTTGATGCCTTGTCAGGATATGCCTATGGACCACGATTTGGCTCACATGCAACAGATCAAAGAAGCTAATCATTGCTCGACTACAGAGCCTCATTCAGATGACAAAACCGGTGATGAAGAACATGAGCATAATATCTGTTCGCCATTTTGTTCTTGTGCCTGCTGTGGCATTACTCTTGAGCGTTTAGAGTTTGCTCATATACCTGATTTTACTGAAGAGCTTATAGTTCTAAAAGCGTATAATTCTACATACAAATCTCCTGAGCTTTTCGATATGGCTCATAATATTTGGAACCCTCCCAAATCTTTCATTTCATAATAATTCAGCATCTTGTTATAATCTAAATATTTCCAAGTTAAGAAAGCTATTGCCTACTTAAGTAGTGACCTATGTTTCTATGGGATAACTAGATTGCTCAATGAATATTTATTCTATTCTCAAGAGTGTAAACCCAAATGAGTCTTTGGTTAAGATGTTTGAATTACTTTAAGAATATTTTTTGAAATGTGGACAATTGATCCGCAGGGTATTCAA
The Aureibacter tunicatorum DNA segment above includes these coding regions:
- a CDS encoding DUF4199 domain-containing protein; the encoded protein is MKISVKENIVKFTFLIGTFDILWFFFVFVINKEWFVSTGHTIGLYIVNTLWMYFAGVSLRNRQGGFITFKCAFNFYLALLIGVGTIVFLFKLLIFKVVDPTLGDTLSEIVTRKLTSNLQDILTGEELEKLLKAHEKANPYGVEGLFVNYIWKILWYFVASFLLALILKRKRRPFEELK
- a CDS encoding glycosyltransferase family 2 protein; translation: MANHLDISILVPSYNEDESLPELCSWIKKVMDEKNFAYEVVIVDDGSTDRTWEVTQEINAKDKNVKGIKFNRNYGKSAALNVGFKAVKGDVVITMDADLQDSPDEIPALYDKIMKEGYDLVSGWKKKRYDPISKTVPSKFFNAVTRKLSGIELNDFNCGLKAYKNAVVKNVAIHGEMHRYIPVIAKWRGFDKIGEQVVEHRARQYGVSKFGLERFINGFLDLLSITFVTKFRKKPMHFFGLLGTLSFMFGFVSTLFLIWEKWINLKDGTHVREIVDQPFFYIALVMLVIGVQLFLGGFLAEMITMNGHKEDDYLVIEEVGND
- a CDS encoding glycosyltransferase: MIKFTAVIPVYNRPEEIDELLESLTKQTYTHFEVIVVEDGSREGEKCEEITSSYSDRLDVKYFYKENTGQGFSRNYGFEKASGDYFVVFDSDCIIPEKYFEEVNSFLENQWLDAFGGPDRASEDFNDMQKAISYSMTSLFTTGGIRGKKKHVGQFQPRSFNMGISKEVFQKTGGYAMTNMGEDIEYSVRMINAGFKVDLIPEAYVYHKRRGSFKQFFKQIFSFGRSRIIMRSFLPGALKPVHFFPLCFVIAMLVFLMLPFINFDLFKIACIFVVFYFGGILLDSSIQNKSIKVGVLSIIASVVQLTAYGLGFLKELMTSK